A genomic region of Amphiura filiformis chromosome 6, Afil_fr2py, whole genome shotgun sequence contains the following coding sequences:
- the LOC140154561 gene encoding thyrotropin-releasing hormone receptor-like — protein MDSSPREQLHSNCADYPVLNLTNELVASAWLWSPLEDLFFTVVLPCIMLIGFIGNVSFLLAVIRVRAMQTITNAYLANVAFADFLFVVYSCAIYFITYLLTPVRNDVPYRSNVGCICSFGMIYLTYFASLNLITFVTVERYFAVCRPFQHLMVSGKSRTIKIIIASWFCDTIHPDVYILSEACQTSPFFIALIINLFMYTRIIKALNNRPATKSESSQHSDHAGAQQKQTIRVRNQVARLLIINGTIFFLSQFPYRILSINNILQQAIGIGFLNRQQYGMLLVISRCLILINSCANPIVYVTTSEFYRKGFKKAFECKNATLSTSSSHTKSAIASISNPPGSNHG, from the exons ATGGATTCCTCTCCGCGAGAACAGCTTCACAGTAATTGTGCAGACTACCCAGTCTTAAACCTCACAAATGAATTGGTAGCTTCGGCATGGTTATGGAGCCCATTGGAAGATCTCTTCTTTACGGTAGTTCTCCCATGCATCATGCTGATTGGGTTCATCGGTAACGTTTCATTTCTCCTTGCTGTAATTCGCGTACGCGCCATGCAAACCATCACTAACGCGTACTTGGCTAACGTCGCCTTTGCCGATTTTCTTTTTGTGGTTTATTCGTGTGCTATTTATTTTATCACCTATCTTTTGACTCCGGTCAGAAACGACGTTCCCTATCGATCAAATGTTGGTTGTATCTGCAGTTTTGGAATGATCTACTTGACATATTTTGCGTCTTTGAATCTGATAACTTTCGTAACGGTTGAGCGTTATTTTGCTGTTTGCAGACCTTTCCAACACCTCATGGTCAGCGGGAAAAGTCGGACAATTAAAATCATCATCGCGTCCTGG TTTTGCGATACAATCCATCCTGATGTTTACATTCTAAGTGAAGCTTGCCAAACAAGTCCTTTCTTTATTGCCTTGATAATCAACTTGTTCATGTACACACGAATCATCAAAGCTTTAAACAATAGACCAGCAACAAAATCAGAAAGTTCTCAACACTCTGATCATGCTGGTGCGCAGCAAAAACAGACAATCCGAGTCCGAAACCAAGTAGCTCGGCTTCTTATCATCAATGGAACTATATTTTTTCTCAGTCAATTTCCGTACAGAATCTTATCGATAAACAACATCTTACAGCAAGCAATTGGCATAGGTTTTCTTAACCGACAGCAATATGGTATGCTATTAGTGATCTCGCGATGTCTTATTCTGATCAACTCTTGTGCCAATCCAATAGTGTATGTTACAACCAGCGAGTTCTATCGCAAAGGGTTTAAGAAGGCATTTGAGTGTAAGAACGCAACTTTGTCTACTAGCTCCAGCCACACTAAATCAGCGATTGCTTCAATATCTAATCCCCCGGGATCTAATCACGGATGA